The Thermosipho melanesiensis BI429 sequence ACTGGTAGAGGCGTATCCATAACTGCTGCAGAGGCATGTAAAGCAAAAGGAATAGACATTTCGAAAGCAACCGTTGCAATTCAAGGGTTTGGTAATGTCGGCTCTTTCTCTGCAAAGATACTATCTGAAGAATACGGTGCAAAAATTGTTGCAGTAAGTGACGTAAGTGGGGGACTTTACAACGAAGATGGATTCGATATTAATGATTTAATTAGATATAGAAATGAAAATGGTGGTGTAATTAAAGGATATCCAAAAGGAAAGGCAATCTCAAATGAAGAACTCCTTACATTAGATGTTGATATTTTAGTTCCAGCAGCACTTGAAAATGCAATCACTGGAAATATCGCAAAAGACGTTAAAGCAAAGATCATAGTAGAAGGTGCTAACGGTCCAACAACTGAAGAAGCTGAAGAAATCTTAATTGAAAAAGACGTTCTTATAGTTCCAGATATTCTTGCAAACGCTGGTGGTGTTACAGTATCATACTTTGAATGGGTACAAGACCTTCAAAGCTTCTTCTGGGATATTGAAGATATAAGAAAGAAACTCCACAAGATAATGACAAAATCATTTGGAGAAGTATACGCAACAAAGCAAAAATACAACACAGATATGAGAACAGCTGCATATATCGTTGCAATCGGTAGAGTAGCAGAAGCTGTTAAAAAAAGAGGTTACTTCCCAATGTAAGAAAATGGCTCCCAAATGGGAGCCATTTTTATTTAACAATTAATTTTAATTCCCAATCTCAAACTCTGTTTAAAAGTGCTTAATAATAACAAAAGCAATTCTTTTTAAAATTCGATAGATACATATATAACTCCAATATGTAGTAGTTTTTTGCTTTATCATTTTTATAATACAAAATTTTTCACAAAAATAAACCTGTGCTATATTTTATATGAGTTAAATTTTCATCTTTTTTAGGTTTTCTAAAAACAAACAAATGTTCATGCATTATTAGATAAAAATTATATTTTTTAACTTGTTTCTCCCAAAAAGGTGTTGATTGACAATTGTGCTGTATCTTAATAATATCTTCTTTTAAAACAAATCTATTTTTTAAAAATATCTTCATAACATAAAAAGAAAGAGGAATATAATGTCCTTTTCTTCTAGTATCACCAATTAAAATTGCACAATATTTATTTTCTTTCAAAACTCTATAAAGTTCCTTAACAATTTTTTCAAATTCTAAAATGAATTTATTTACGTCGGAAATATTAGATAAATCTTGTTTAATTTTTCCGCTTGAATATTTTATAATATTCAAATATGGCGGATGAGTAATAATTAAATCAATAGTTTCGTTTTTTATTTCATAAAGATTTCGTGCATCGCCTATTTTTACTGCAGGTTCGTATTTATAATTCCCTTCAAAATTTAAATTTCGTTTTGTAAGTTCAATTGATTCAGGATTAATATCATACCCAATAGATTTTCTATTAAGAATTTTAGCTTCAATTAACGTTGTACCACTTCCAACCATTGGATCTAAGATTGTTTCACTTTCATTAGAATATCTAAGAATAACATTTCGAGGAATTTGAGGAGCAAAATTGCCTCTATATCTTGAATTATGAGTTTTCCATTTTCCCCTTTTAGGAAAAGACCAAACTGTTGTAATTTCTAATTTATCAAAATTATCCATTTTTAAATCTCCTCTTTCAAAATTTCAATAAATCTTTTAATAGTTTTTAAATTATAAATATGTTTAATATGCTGAAAAGCTTCTTTTATCTTATTTTTAGCTGATAACCAGCTTTTCCCATCAGTAATCCATACAAATTCATAGTTTTTATATTCATTTATTTTTTTTGCAATCTCAATATATGCTCTAGTTGTTTCATTAATTTTTGAACCTCCTACATTATAGTAATTTGTTTCAATTAGATAGCATTTTTCTGTTGTTTGGACAACATAATCAAAACATTTTAAATCATATCCAAGATTCATAATCTCTGGAAAAAGATCTGATTTAATTTCTTTTGAGAATTTTATACCATTTTTTTCAAATATATTTTCTACAATTTTCGCCATTATTTTTCCCGAGCGATTTTTACGTGCATTTGTATCAAGACCAACTTCTATACCAAAAACATAATCTACAACATTTTTTATATCTTCCCTTATAAAAACCTCTTCTAAACCTGTTTCTTTCAAATATTTATAAATACTTTCTGGATTTTCAAAATAGTTTTTTAAAAAAACAATATTTCCTTCATCGTTCACAACTTTTTTGTTTTTGTCCCTGACAGCAATTAATATGTTAAGAACATCGAACACAGAAGGATTCTCATTAAAAAGTTCATATACAGCCTTTCTCAAATCCCTTTTTCCAATTAAATAATTTAATTGATGTAATTTAATTTCTATTTTTGAAATTTTATCTGTAATTTTTTTAAAATCTGTAAAGTAACTTAATGTTGCATTTGTATCTGACAATGAATTAATAAATTCCTTATAATCCATAATATACCCCCAAATTTCTCTACTCATAATAGTTTCTTATTAAAAGTTCATAAATATATCCTCGTTTACTTCCTTTAGAATTTATCATTCTTTTCGCAAGAATACGTTCAATTATGTAATTCTTATAAAGTTCATCAAAAAAATTATCATTAGGGTCTGTGTTTTTAGGATCGGAATTGCTTAAAAGAATTTTAGCTCCTTTATTTGTTATAAAGTCAAAAAAATTTTTCAGCCTAATTTGTTCATTGTCATCAAATGTATTATTGAAGTATGATGTAAAATTTGAAGTATTGCTTAGGGGTCTGTATGGAGGATCAATATAAACAAAAGTATTTTCATCGATAAAATTTTTGCTTATTTCAAAATCATCACAAAGAATTTCCACATTTTTTAATGCAAGAGATACATTAATTAAATTTTCTTCATCTAAAATTTTTGGGTTTTTATATCTTCCAAAAGGAACATTAAATTCTCCTTTAGAGTTTACCCTATACAAGCCATTATAACATGTTCTATTTAAAAATATTAAAAGCGCGGCTTTCTTAATTTTATTGTTTTTCAACTTATTAAACTCTTTTCTCTTACTATAGTAAATTTTTTTTCGTTCTTCTCCATTGCTATTTAAGAATTTTCTTTCTAAAATTTTTAAATATTCAATTAAATCGCAAACATTATTTTTTATTACTTTGTAAAGATTAATTAAATTTTCATTAATATCTATAATATACGCTTTTTCTATATTGTAATTACTCAATAAATGAAATAGTACTGCACCACTACCAACAAAGGGTTCAATATATCTCATTTTTTTTCCATTCTTGAGTTCTCTTGGTAATCTTTTATCAATCTCGGAAAGAATTTGAGTTTTACCACCAGCCCATTTTAAAAAAGGTTTAGCTTTTTTACTATTAGTAGAACTAAATTTGTATTCTTGAAACAACATTAATTGCATCTCTGTCACTCCTCAAAATAATCTTTTAAGACATTTCCGAAAGTTAAATCATCATTTAATTTCAAATACATTATACCATAATTAATAATTTAAAATGTGCAATACTCCACTGAAAAATGATAAAAATGAAATTTTAGTATAACTATAAAAAAATTAAATAGAATCATGAAACTTTTTTATAAATTAGACGTTCTTCAAATACCTTCCGCCAACTTTGGTATTTTAATAACACAATGTGTATGGATACTAACTATTATAAAATTTCTAGTACTCCTTTTAGCAATAACTATTTTCTTCAATTTTACATATTTCATTTTTTAAATTTCTCTTCTTCTAAATAACACAAAAACATTCTAGACAAAAAACAAAAAAATAATTATGTTATTCAAGAATAATACCAAAATACAATAAAAAATAAACAAACATGGCTTCGGTAGATTACCAAAGCCATGTTTTTTGAAAAATTAACACCTTTTAAAAACTTACCCTATTTTCCTTTTTTTATACTCTCTCACTAATTAAATCAATAACATCTTTTACCGTCGTAATCTTGGATAAATCTGAATCCTCTACCTTTATCCCAAATTCATCCTCAAAAGCCATCACTAAATCAACCATATCCAAAGAGTCTGCTCCCAAATCGTCTGTTAAACTTTTTTCTTCGGAAACTTCATTAACATCAACACCAAGTTGCTCGGCTATAATTTCCCTAATTTTTTGTACTTTTTCCATAAAACTCACCTCCTACAAGGAAAATATTACCATAATCAAAAGTTAGTGTCAAGTAAAAATGTTAAACGTGTTTAATTGTTACAACAAAATAAAAACCAGCTTTATTGCTGGTTTTATCAATCAAAGAGAAAGTATCACTTTTGCAATTTTTCCAACTAGTGTTTCTTCATTTATTTCATGTTTTGTCGGTTCATAACTCAACAATTCTATTAATTTCAAAGTTAACTCGGCAAGTTTTTTTGGCTCTGAATATTCTTCCCAAAAATCATCCAGTGACTTTTTTTCCTCTTCTAGTAATTTAAATGCTTTTCTAAATAGCATAACATTAACTTTGGAAAGTTCTTGTAAAACTCTTTCAATAATTTCTTGAAATAGCATTTTTTCAAACAATCTACCAAAGTAAATTATTTGAAACACCTTGTAGAAAGAAATAGCCTCATCATTGTTGAAAAGTAATAAAGAAGTCCTAGCTAAGTTCTTTTCTATCAATATAGGATTGGCACCAGCAATATACGCATTAGATATAATCAACCCAATTTTTTCTTTAAACGTCAAATAAATGTAATTTTCCAATTCTTCTAAAATCACTTCCCCTATTTCATCAGTAATTTCAAATGAATAATTTAATTCTCCAAAAGGAAAACTCATATTTTCAAGTCTATTTTCTATTTCTTCTTTCTCTCCACTTAATGTTCTAAGAAAATTAACATATTCTGGATCAAATTTTTCTAATTCTCTTAAAAGAGATTCATCATAACCTTTCACAAACAATAGTACTTTTAAATAATTTTCCTTATACTCTTCACCAGCTAATTCTAAATTTTCTAAAGCTTCTTCGTACATACCAAATAATTTCTGCTCAAGTCCAAGTTCGTTGTACACTTCAGTAGATGGAAAATTTTTTGACAACTCTTTTAATACTTGAAGAGCTTGGAAATGTTTCCCAAGTCTTGAAAGAGTATACGCTAGGTTATACGCTATTTCCGGTTTGTATTCAACAGATAAACCTTCTCTGAAAATCTTTTCCGCTTTTTCAAACTTTTGAATGGAATTGTACAAGACACCCAATCTAAGATAAATTTGAGATAGCTTTTCAACCTTTAATGCTGTTTTATATGCAATTTCTGCATCTTTAAACTGGCCATTTTCAAAATAAGCATCCCCCATCTTAAGTAATGGTAAAGAAAACTCTTTGTTAATCTCAAATGCCTTTAAATACATTTGAATTGCATCGTCATATTCCTTTTTTAAATACAACAAATTCCCCAACTCATAGTATCCCAAATAAAAATTTGGATTCATGGCAAGCGAACGCTTTAGCTCAACCTCTGCATTTTCATAATCTCCTAATTTTGAAAATAATAAACCATAATAAAAATGGTATCTATAATCATACAAAACATTTTTTGCTTTTTCTAAAATTTCTCTTGCATCTTCATAATTTTGAGCATTTAAATGCTCCTTGAATTTTTCATAATAAAAATAAACAAGATAAGATGCCCAATATTCGCTTTTCTCAACAGAATATTGGGCTTCAAGACCTCTTAATATAACATCTAAAGGAATTTTGTTAATTTCCGTCACAAGTGGCATATCCTCAACTAGAATCGGTAATTTCACAGGTAAATTCTGACTTTTTGCCATTTCAGGTTTTATCGGCAAATAAACTATTGCTTTAATCTTCTCATCTCCTCATCCTATACCTTTAAGTTTTCTACCAGAAATAATGTGGAAATGGATATGGGGAATTTCCTGTCCGGCTTCCTTTCCGTTATTTTGAACGATCCTATATTCCTCAAACCCCATTTTATCACTTAATTCCTTTATTATGTGGAAAATCTTCCAAAAACGTCTTTGATCGTCTTCAGTTAATTCTTGGATTTTTTCCACATGTTTTTTATAAATTATCAACAAATGAATTGGAGCAATAGGTTTAATATCTTTTATAACTATAAAATCATCATCTTCATATATCTTCTCTGATGACAATTCATTGTTTATTATCTTACAAAATACACACTCCATATCTTTTCCCTCCTTAAAGTTTAACAATTTGATCAACCTTTGGGCCAATTGATATATATGTAATTTTAACTTTTAATTGTTTTTCCAAAAAATTTACAAAATCCAAAAAACTTTGAGAATTGTGGCTCTCCCAACCTTTAAAGTATTCATAAACGGGTTTGGCTTTTTCAAGTTCAACAACAGACTTTATATCAGATACTCTCTCCTCATTAATTTCATATTCAACACAAACGGGTATTTTGTCAAAACCGTTTAATATATCACTTTTTGTCATAATTAATTCGGTAGCCCCAGACACCTTTATCGCATACTTCATAAGAGGAATATCAAGCCAGCCACACCTTCTTGGTCTACCAGTTGTTGCACCAAATTCATTTCCTTTACGTCTAAGATTTTCGCCTTCCTCTTCGAAAGCCTCCGTTGGAAACGGGCCATTACCAACCCTAGTTAGATATGCTTTAAATACACCCATATATTTTTCCACTTTAACGGGATATCCTACACCATTTTGTATACCAGTTGTGTTACAATTAGCTCCTGTTACGTAAGGATAAGTCCCAATATCTAAATCCAACAATACACCTTGCGTACTTTCAAATAAAACATTATTTTGTTCTATCAAATCTATTATTTCTACGTGTGGTAGTATATACCTTTTTATTTTTTCATATGCCTTTAATAACCCATCATATCCTTCGACCTCTATTCTGTAGAGTTTCTTGTAGAGATGGGATATAAAATTCCATTTTTCTTTAAAATCAACTTCAAAATCTGCAAGCCTTAAACCAAATCTATGAACTTTATCTGCATATGCAGGTCCAATTCCCTTTTTGGTAGTCCCAATCGCATTGTTCTCCTTAACGCTTTCAAGTAACCCGTCAAACAACTTATGCTGAGGTAAAACTACATGTGCTAGATTTGAAATACACAAATTGGGAATACGCCCTACCCTTGAAATATAATCTTCAATTTCAAGGACAATCTGTTCAATATCTAAAACAACACCATTTGAGATTATAGCTCCAACCTCATATTTCGCATGAATAGAAGGAAGCAAATGATGTACTACTTTAAAGTCTTCGTACATAACAGTATGTCCTGCATTGCTTCCGCCACTATACCTTACCACATAATCATAATCTTTTGAAAAGTACGTAGTTATCTTTCCTTTTCCTTCGTCCCCCCACTGTAAGCCAAAAATAACACTCTTCAAAATAATTCACCTCACTCAATAATCTTCTAATAGTGAAAAACTATCTTTATTTACTTCTCCAAATTCCGACAACCTATTGTAACACCTTGATTTTATCAACTCTACTTTTCCAACATTGGTACCAAAAACATTTGCTATTGAATACATTTCAAGTCTTAAAAAATAAAACGTATTTTTCTTGCCCCTAAAGTATGTTCCACGTTTTAAAGATAACCTCTTTACATTAGAATAAACCATTGTAATATGTGAAAAATCACTTATAGTAAACGTTTCAGCATTTATAGAGAAAACATCTATACTTGTTAACCCTTCAACATTCACATTAACTGTATTAACATTATTCACAATAACACTTCTCGTATTTTTTATATCTAGCTCTGTAATAGTTGAATTTTCCAGCACCAACAATCCAACATGTGACACTTTCAAATTCCTTAGTGTAGAATTCTTCACAATAACTACATTTGTTTTGGAAAGATTAATATCTTGTAACTCTACATTCTTTAAAAATAACAAACTTCCTCCATTGGAAGAAATTTCACCGTCAAATTGCCTTCCTTCAATATAAAACGTTCCATTTCCTTCTACAGAAAATTTTATATTCCCCGTAAACTTAACATTATCGGGTATATATACAGTACCTTTTGAAACTATTTCACCAATTCCTATAGACTTTAATTCTACTCCACCTTCAAAAAACAATACGGAATTTTCCGGAATCAAAACCTTTCCAACAATTTTATATGGTGATTGGGAATTTAATAGTATATTTTTACCTAAGATACCGGAAACAGGGGTTTTAGAATCTAAAGGAGTAATATTTTCAACACTTGGTGGAATATACAAAAAACCACCTAAATTTTCCGCCTCATCTTTTGAACAAACTACCAATGGTAACTTGTCATACCTTTTTGTAGTCTTTTCAAATTTTTTACCAAAAAAGCTTAACCTACTTTTGTAATTTACTTCCCAAACAGGTCTCTCAAAAATCACAAAATTTGGTTCTCTAATTGTAAATTGAACATCAGTTGGCGGTATTGTATCAACAACCACTTTAAACAAAAATTCTTGATAACTTCCAACAAGCCTTAACGAATGTGCTCCATCCTCAAAATCTAAACCATTTATTACTTTATTGGGAATTGGAATACCATCGAAAAATCCCAATAAATCTTCAAATTCAACTACAACATCCCTTTTCCCTATGTAATGTGGGACATTTAAAGAAAAAGAAATTACACAGAAAAACAAAAGTAAAAATACAATTTTTTTCACGCTATACCTCCAAGCTTTCTCCTGGTTTTAAAATAACACATTTTACACCTAATTTTTCCACCTTATCCTTAAATTCATTTGCATCAGCTGAAATTAAATCCCATGTGTTATAGTGCATTGGAATAACAATTTGCGGTTTTATAAACTCTACTGCCTTTACCGCATCATTAACATCCATTACAAAATTACCACCTATAGGTAACAAAGCAACGTCCACACCTTCTAAAAGCTCCATATCTTTTGTAAGTCCCGTATCCCCTGCATGATATATACTTTTTTTCAAATTTATTAAAAATCCACCTGGATTTCCACCGTATATTATGTTATTTCCATCAATTATTCCTGAACCATGCAAAGCAGGTGTCATCTTCAATTTACCAAATTCAAATTCTTTTACTCCACCAATGTGCATAGGATGAACTTTTTTCACACCCTTCATCTGTAAATAATTGCAAATCTCAAAATTTGAAATTACAGTTGCTCCATACTTTTCGGCAAGTTCTACGGTATCGCCTATGTGATCTCCATGACCATGCGTTACCAAAATGTAGTCAATATCTGGCAAAATATAATTTGATGGGAACGCAGGATTGCCTTTGATAAATGGATCTATTAAAAAGGTTCTCTTTTCTTCAATTAAAAATACTGCATGACCTAAAAAGGTGATTTTCATATCGCTCACCCCTTTTTTAATTTTTTCAACAACTTAATTATACTCTAAAACAACTTAAACTTGCAAGAGATTTTTCTTAAATTTCATGATAAAATCAAAATGGGGGTGAGTAAATTGAAAATAGATTTGTTATTTGCAGAAATTGGTTCAACAACAACCGTTGTAACTGCTTTTCACAATATAGACGGTAACGTAAAAATCTTAAGTCAAGGTGAACATTGGACCACTGTCAACGAAGGAGACGTAACCATTGGCATTGAAAAAGCTATAGCACGATTAAAAGAAAAAATAGGAGAAAAAAATATCTCATGGAGTAAATTTGCAGCATCGAGCAGTGCAGCAGGTGGATTAAAAATGACAGTACACGGGCTTGTGTATGATATGACTGTACGTGCCGCAAGAGAAGCTGCTTTAGGAGCAGGAGCAGTTATAAAATACGTAACTGCGGGAAAAATGGATGAATTTCACATACAAAAAATTTTAGAAATTCAACCAAAACTTATACTTCTTGCAGGTGGTGTTGACTACGGTGAAAAAGAAACCGTAATCTACAATGCGAAAATATTATCAAAACTTGAGTTAGATATTCCCATTATTTACGCGGGAAATATAGCTGCAGCAGAACATGTGGAATATATACTAAAAAGCGCTGGAAAAACCGTTTTTGTAACAGAAAATGTTTATCCAAAAATAGATCAATTAAATGTTGAACCCACTAGAAATATAATAAAGGAAGTGTTTGCACAACACATTACAAAAGCTCCTGGCATGGAAAAGATATACGATATTGTTGATTACAAAATTCATACAACTCCAGGTGCTGTAATGAAAACTACACAACTACTTTCCGAAATTTACGGAGATGTTCTAACGGTAGACATTGGTGGTGCAACAACAGATATTGACTCCGTAACTGAGGGAAGTGTTGAGATACAAGAAATAATGATATCCCCTGAACCCACAGCCAAAAGAACCGTGGAGGGAGATTTGGGGTTATTTGTAAACGCAAGGAATGTAATAAATTTAATGGGTGAAGAAAATCTTAGAGAAGAGTTCCCAAATCTTTCGGAATTAAAAGAAAGAATTTCGCCATATCCAAAATCAGATGAAGATGAAAAATTTATTTCAAGACTAGCATTATATTGTTTCCAACAAGGAATTAGAAGACATGTTGGTGTAAAAAAACATATTTATACACCACTTGGTAGGAAACTCGTTGCAGAAGGAAAAGATCTTAGCGCAGTTAGATTTTTATTCGGTACAGGTGGATTTTTAAGTAGA is a genomic window containing:
- a CDS encoding adenylosuccinate synthase, which translates into the protein MKSVIFGLQWGDEGKGKITTYFSKDYDYVVRYSGGSNAGHTVMYEDFKVVHHLLPSIHAKYEVGAIISNGVVLDIEQIVLEIEDYISRVGRIPNLCISNLAHVVLPQHKLFDGLLESVKENNAIGTTKKGIGPAYADKVHRFGLRLADFEVDFKEKWNFISHLYKKLYRIEVEGYDGLLKAYEKIKRYILPHVEIIDLIEQNNVLFESTQGVLLDLDIGTYPYVTGANCNTTGIQNGVGYPVKVEKYMGVFKAYLTRVGNGPFPTEAFEEEGENLRRKGNEFGATTGRPRRCGWLDIPLMKYAIKVSGATELIMTKSDILNGFDKIPVCVEYEINEERVSDIKSVVELEKAKPVYEYFKGWESHNSQSFLDFVNFLEKQLKVKITYISIGPKVDQIVKL
- a CDS encoding GlmL-related ornithine degradation protein; this encodes MSKLKIDLLFAEIGSTTTVVTAFHNIDGNVKILSQGEHWTTVNEGDVTIGIEKAIARLKEKIGEKNISWSKFAASSSAAGGLKMTVHGLVYDMTVRAAREAALGAGAVIKYVTAGKMDEFHIQKILEIQPKLILLAGGVDYGEKETVIYNAKILSKLELDIPIIYAGNIAAAEHVEYILKSAGKTVFVTENVYPKIDQLNVEPTRNIIKEVFAQHITKAPGMEKIYDIVDYKIHTTPGAVMKTTQLLSEIYGDVLTVDIGGATTDIDSVTEGSVEIQEIMISPEPTAKRTVEGDLGLFVNARNVINLMGEENLREEFPNLSELKERISPYPKSDEDEKFISRLALYCFQQGIRRHVGVKKHIYTPLGRKLVAEGKDLSAVRFLFGTGGFLSRSKYADKVLKSINTLSKLHPMELLPQNEVEIYRDKHYIFAAIGVIATEIDKNIARKILEKNLEKLGG
- a CDS encoding DNA adenine methylase, whose protein sequence is MQLMLFQEYKFSSTNSKKAKPFLKWAGGKTQILSEIDKRLPRELKNGKKMRYIEPFVGSGAVLFHLLSNYNIEKAYIIDINENLINLYKVIKNNVCDLIEYLKILERKFLNSNGEERKKIYYSKRKEFNKLKNNKIKKAALLIFLNRTCYNGLYRVNSKGEFNVPFGRYKNPKILDEENLINVSLALKNVEILCDDFEISKNFIDENTFVYIDPPYRPLSNTSNFTSYFNNTFDDNEQIRLKNFFDFITNKGAKILLSNSDPKNTDPNDNFFDELYKNYIIERILAKRMINSKGSKRGYIYELLIRNYYE
- a CDS encoding TRM11 family SAM-dependent methyltransferase; the encoded protein is MDNFDKLEITTVWSFPKRGKWKTHNSRYRGNFAPQIPRNVILRYSNESETILDPMVGSGTTLIEAKILNRKSIGYDINPESIELTKRNLNFEGNYKYEPAVKIGDARNLYEIKNETIDLIITHPPYLNIIKYSSGKIKQDLSNISDVNKFILEFEKIVKELYRVLKENKYCAILIGDTRRKGHYIPLSFYVMKIFLKNRFVLKEDIIKIQHNCQSTPFWEKQVKKYNFYLIMHEHLFVFRKPKKDENLTHIKYSTGLFL
- a CDS encoding Glu/Leu/Phe/Val family dehydrogenase, which translates into the protein MKLSELGRLEAPGPLYKMAQHQFLKAAKLMDLDPNIGNFLLWPQRSLVVHFPVVMDDGRVEIFEGYRVQHNTARGPAKGGIRYHPETNLDEVSSLAFWMTWKCAVVNLPYGGGKGGVRVDPSKLSEKELEKLSRRFFSEIQMLVGPTKDIPAPDVNTNAKIMAWYMDTYSMNSGNTTLGVVTGKPLDLGGSEGRPEATGRGVSITAAEACKAKGIDISKATVAIQGFGNVGSFSAKILSEEYGAKIVAVSDVSGGLYNEDGFDINDLIRYRNENGGVIKGYPKGKAISNEELLTLDVDILVPAALENAITGNIAKDVKAKIIVEGANGPTTEEAEEILIEKDVLIVPDILANAGGVTVSYFEWVQDLQSFFWDIEDIRKKLHKIMTKSFGEVYATKQKYNTDMRTAAYIVAIGRVAEAVKKRGYFPM
- a CDS encoding HIT family protein, with translation MECVFCKIINNELSSEKIYEDDDFIVIKDIKPIAPIHLLIIYKKHVEKIQELTEDDQRRFWKIFHIIKELSDKMGFEEYRIVQNNGKEAGQEIPHIHFHIISGRKLKGIG
- a CDS encoding tetratricopeptide repeat protein, translating into MAKSQNLPVKLPILVEDMPLVTEINKIPLDVILRGLEAQYSVEKSEYWASYLVYFYYEKFKEHLNAQNYEDAREILEKAKNVLYDYRYHFYYGLLFSKLGDYENAEVELKRSLAMNPNFYLGYYELGNLLYLKKEYDDAIQMYLKAFEINKEFSLPLLKMGDAYFENGQFKDAEIAYKTALKVEKLSQIYLRLGVLYNSIQKFEKAEKIFREGLSVEYKPEIAYNLAYTLSRLGKHFQALQVLKELSKNFPSTEVYNELGLEQKLFGMYEEALENLELAGEEYKENYLKVLLFVKGYDESLLRELEKFDPEYVNFLRTLSGEKEEIENRLENMSFPFGELNYSFEITDEIGEVILEELENYIYLTFKEKIGLIISNAYIAGANPILIEKNLARTSLLLFNNDEAISFYKVFQIIYFGRLFEKMLFQEIIERVLQELSKVNVMLFRKAFKLLEEEKKSLDDFWEEYSEPKKLAELTLKLIELLSYEPTKHEINEETLVGKIAKVILSL
- a CDS encoding type II restriction endonuclease, with translation MDYKEFINSLSDTNATLSYFTDFKKITDKISKIEIKLHQLNYLIGKRDLRKAVYELFNENPSVFDVLNILIAVRDKNKKVVNDEGNIVFLKNYFENPESIYKYLKETGLEEVFIREDIKNVVDYVFGIEVGLDTNARKNRSGKIMAKIVENIFEKNGIKFSKEIKSDLFPEIMNLGYDLKCFDYVVQTTEKCYLIETNYYNVGGSKINETTRAYIEIAKKINEYKNYEFVWITDGKSWLSAKNKIKEAFQHIKHIYNLKTIKRFIEILKEEI
- the acpP gene encoding acyl carrier protein; this encodes MEKVQKIREIIAEQLGVDVNEVSEEKSLTDDLGADSLDMVDLVMAFEDEFGIKVEDSDLSKITTVKDVIDLISERV
- a CDS encoding metal-dependent hydrolase — translated: MKITFLGHAVFLIEEKRTFLIDPFIKGNPAFPSNYILPDIDYILVTHGHGDHIGDTVELAEKYGATVISNFEICNYLQMKGVKKVHPMHIGGVKEFEFGKLKMTPALHGSGIIDGNNIIYGGNPGGFLINLKKSIYHAGDTGLTKDMELLEGVDVALLPIGGNFVMDVNDAVKAVEFIKPQIVIPMHYNTWDLISADANEFKDKVEKLGVKCVILKPGESLEV